A stretch of Arthrobacter sunyaminii DNA encodes these proteins:
- a CDS encoding carbonic anhydrase, translating into MNEPTASAITPAQAWQTLREGNARFVAGQSSHPNQDASRRSSLVHEQNPFAVIFGCSDSRLAAEIIFDLGLGDAFVIRTAGQVIDDAVLGSLEYSVAKLGVPLILVLGHDSCGAVTEAKRTVDTGEMPGGHLRNLVERITPSVLAAQRNGLTEVNDMVVEHTKQTAARLVESSSIISAAVEEGRTAVIGVSYRLAEGAADLVSGYGALTHPAVVRSPAS; encoded by the coding sequence GTGAATGAACCCACCGCTTCAGCAATAACACCCGCCCAGGCCTGGCAGACGCTGCGGGAAGGCAATGCCCGCTTTGTCGCCGGTCAGTCCTCACATCCGAACCAGGACGCCAGCAGGCGCAGCTCCCTCGTCCACGAACAAAACCCCTTTGCCGTCATCTTCGGCTGTTCCGATTCCCGGCTCGCCGCCGAGATCATCTTCGACCTTGGCCTCGGAGACGCCTTCGTGATCCGCACCGCCGGCCAGGTGATCGACGACGCCGTCCTCGGCTCCCTGGAGTACAGCGTCGCCAAGCTCGGCGTGCCGCTCATTCTGGTGCTGGGTCATGACAGCTGCGGCGCGGTGACCGAAGCCAAGCGCACGGTGGACACGGGCGAGATGCCCGGCGGGCACCTGCGCAACCTCGTGGAACGGATTACACCCTCCGTCCTCGCTGCCCAGCGCAACGGACTCACCGAGGTCAACGATATGGTGGTGGAGCACACCAAGCAGACCGCCGCCCGTCTGGTCGAAAGTTCCTCCATCATTTCCGCAGCCGTCGAGGAAGGCCGCACCGCAGTCATCGGCGTCTCCTACCGGCTGGCCGAAGGCGCAGCAGACCTGGTCTCCGGGTACGGCGCCCTCACCCACCCCGCCGTCGTGCGTTCCCCCGCTTCCTGA
- a CDS encoding DUF4245 domain-containing protein — protein sequence MSEQQQDQETPVTPVLTQKQAKRANATVIGMLIATGITVLLVLIPVLLNPAPKMQVRSVDVKATAAQAAGDAGYAPLAPDLPEGWSANYARWEATGSAGVPVWEVGYVTPGMEFIRLSETGAGNPTWIAQTSGDAKVAGERTAGGQTWELRDSADGKASMVLELNGLTVVLTGEADLAEFDVLAEAVVSDLSNE from the coding sequence GTGAGTGAGCAGCAGCAGGACCAAGAGACGCCCGTAACCCCGGTACTGACCCAGAAGCAGGCCAAGCGTGCCAATGCCACGGTGATCGGCATGTTGATCGCGACCGGCATTACGGTGCTGCTGGTCCTGATTCCGGTGCTGCTGAACCCCGCCCCCAAGATGCAGGTCCGCAGTGTCGACGTAAAGGCAACCGCGGCGCAGGCGGCCGGAGATGCCGGGTACGCCCCCCTTGCGCCGGATCTGCCCGAGGGCTGGAGCGCCAACTACGCACGCTGGGAAGCCACCGGCAGTGCCGGCGTCCCCGTTTGGGAAGTGGGTTACGTCACCCCGGGCATGGAATTTATCCGCCTGTCCGAGACCGGTGCCGGCAACCCCACCTGGATTGCCCAGACCTCCGGCGATGCGAAGGTTGCCGGAGAGCGCACTGCCGGCGGACAGACCTGGGAGCTGCGGGACTCGGCGGACGGCAAGGCCAGCATGGTGCTGGAGCTGAACGGCTTGACCGTGGTCCTCACGGGCGAAGCGGATCTTGCCGAGTTTGATGTCCTCGCAGAAGCGGTAGTCAGCGACCTTAGTAACGAATAA